The nucleotide sequence AGAGCTTGATGTAGTGGAGTTCTGCTCTACTTGTTGTCTCACTTCCCTACTAATCTAAAAGTTGTATAAAAACTCTAAAGGGGCTTTCAGTCCTTCACAAGAAAGTATCACTGGCACTCACAGTTATGGTGCCTGATCTTTTTTAGGCATTGCTGCTTGACTAGATTAATGATTCAATCACCACCCTAGAAAAGAACTTAGAAATGTGAAGATTGTCAGTAATTACCACCATCCTTAGAAGAGATTTGGAAAAATACATTGTTAGGAGGCTGGAGGgacagctcagcagataaaagcactgactgctcttccaaaggtcctgagttcagagcccaacaaccacatggtggcttacaaccatctgtaaggagatctgtctccctcttttggagtgtctgaagacagctacagcatactcacatataataaataaataaatttttttaaaaaaataaattgctaGGCAAAATGGGATAAGATGGTTTTGCTAGTGGTCCTGATGTAGAAAATCTTTGTAGCAATTTGAGTTCAGAAAGGCACAGTCTTAATAGTTGAGCTAGGGGTTCTTTTTAAAGGTCAGGGAATAAGAAGAATGATAGGACTGGATGACATGATGCTTTTGCTGAAGCTGGTGATCAAGGCAATGAATTTCTTATACACATTTTTTGCTCCCAGCTTTCTAATGTGATTTAATAAAATCTGGTGATGAGTAGGTGTTCAGTCTGAggatttaaaatagaaatgactggttgcttcttatataaaagtttagatgTGTGATCATTTAAGATTTTTGTAAGATTCCTTTAATGATAAATAATAACATAATTGATGTGCAAGTTGCTGCCTGCCAGTAAAAAATTCTAGTTGAGAAAACTACTTTGCTTGCTCATACTTTGTTAGTCTACAACTAGCAGCTTAGTTATGAACCTACATGGTTtcttgagaattatttgttttctttacttgtACTATGTATTTTTTCATGTAAAGGTATCTAGAAACATACTGTTTCTTTTCTCATAGtaattcaaagaaaaatagaGTGTAATCACATAATTCTATATGGCTTGAAAGATTTTTGGGATATAAAAgctatagaaggaaaaaaataaagttgttagaGCCTACTCATTAGAGTTTGCTCCATGTACccaatatatttgtgtgtgtatgtgtgtgtgtgtgtgtgtaaaatggttGGAGTCTGCTTGTTGAAGCTTTGTTCCAACCATAAAAAtttgtgtaagtatatgtatgtaaACTGGTTGGAGGTTTGCTCCATCCATACGATGTAtgaatgtttctctctctctctctctctctctctctctctctctctctctctctctctctctctctctgtgtgtgtgtgtgtgtgtgtgtgtgtatgtgtgtgtgtgtgtgtgtgtatgtgtgtgtgtgtgtgtgaagttgaaGGAACTTGCTCATTGGAGCTTGTTTTACATCATgcacactgtatgtgtgtgtgtgtgtgtgtgtgtgtgtgtgtgtgtgatttttcccctttctttctcctgtcaCTAGTTACCATGGGCAACAGTCCCCATCAGTTGCTATGTGAACTGAGTCTGCCCCACACCCTGACCCTTCCATCAGCTCTACTAATGCTGTCCCGCATTTGCTGCTATTAGCACCAACCCCAGTCACCAAAGCCACACTCACACCTCCTCAGTTAACCCTGTTGTGTTGAAGCTTGCCTTCAAtaagcaacaaaacaacaatgtGATGGAAAACAGcaatttaaaatttcagaaaGGAAATAAGAACCAGAAAAGGTGCATGTCATAGGAAGTGAAGGAACAATTCAAAGTGTAGTTTTCTCTGTGATTATACAAAgaagtcaccaaaaaaaaaaaaaacccaagaaaatatTCTAGCAAAAAGTTGAGCCACCACtaacagaagaaataacaaaaagaatgatTGGTGCGGCTGAGAAATATAGCACATAGACATAAAATTACAGGTATGTAGTAGCACGATGTTAAGGAGAAATGGATGCGTCTATAAAAGAACAGTATCTTAGTGAGGATCAGTACAAATGGGTTAATAAAGGTGGTTTTAACTATGGTGCACTGGTTATGGCAAAGACTGCTTTCATGTGGGTTTGAggtgaaacagaagaaaagacGTGTATAACACATATGTTTTATTCTATAGTTTAGGAAGTGATGGAGACCAAGAACAGCTCAGTAGTAACAGAATTCATCCTCCTTGGACTGACCCAGTCTCAAGATACTCAACTCGTGGTCTTCACACTGCTTTCAGTTTTCTACCTAATAATTCTTCCTGGAAATGTTCTTATCATTGTCACCATTAGAGCAGACCCTGGACTCACAGCCCCACTTTACTTCTTTCTGGGAAACTTGGCATTCCTGGATGCCTCCTACTCTTTCATTGTAGCTCCTAGGATGCTTGTGGATTTCTTCCGTGAGAAAAAAGTCATTTCTTATAAAGCCTGCATCACTCAGCTATTCTTTCTGCACTTTCTTGGAGCAGGAGAAATGTTTCTTCTTGTTGTGATGGCCTTTGATCGTTATATCGCTATATGCCGTCCTTTATACTACTCCACTCTGATGAACCCTAGAGTCTGTTATGCATTACTGTTGGCACTGTGGCTTGGGGGCTTTGCTCATTCTATTGTACAGGTGGCTCTTATCCTGAACCTGCCTTTTTGTGGGCCAAACCAGCTGGATAACTTTTTCTGTGATGTTCCACAGGTTGTAAAGCTAGCCTGCACCGATACCTTTGCTGTGGAGCTCCTGATGGTTTCTAACAGTGGTCTACTTACCCTCTTATGCTTCTTGGGACTTCTGGCCTCCTATGCTGTCATTCTCTACCATGTAAAAGGACATTCTTCTGAAGGGAAGAGCAAAGCTGTCTCTACATGCACCACCCACATTATAATTGTGTTTCTCATGTTTGGGCCTGCCATTTTTATCTACACTCGCCCCTTTCAGGTTCTCCAAGTTGACAAAGTTGTTTCTCTTTTCCATACAGTCATCTTTCCTTTGATGAATCCTGTAATCTATACACTTCGCAACCAGGAAGTGAAAACTTCTATGAAGAAGTTGTTAAGTCAGTATGTGGTTTGCTGAGTcaatcaaagaaagagaaaataaagagagaaagaggacatGCAGTTTAAATTAATTAAACTATGCAATTTTTTACATATTGAATCAGTTTTTTAGCAAATACTGTGTTATATACTtccagttttctgttttattctaaGCACATGGATGAGACAGTTGCAATTCCATCTTTCAGGGTTATATTCAAATGAAGGAAGCCAAGCCAAACTtttgaactagaaaaaaaatcactagaatCGGTGCTCTGCTATTTTTAGACTGTAGCTTTTATTATAAGTTTCTTGAGTGGAATTTAATTGAAATCAATAGTGTTTAGGGGACACGAATAACTATTATGTAACAAGCATCATAGAAAACACAGTAACTCAAAGATTTGAAGATTTAGGCTCAATTGAAGAACATAAATGGAGTAGAGGAGATAGAATATAGTTATGGAATATAGAAGCAGCAGAATGTAAGTTAGATAAAGATTTTAGAGTATATTCAGATAGCATTAATTATTGAAATCTTAAAATGATACAATTGAAATATATAAAGTTATCcagtttttatttgatttaagaCAAATActaaaagttctttataaaagaatatatatgattaataaaataaaattaaatggacagtaatttgctttgtatttttcccTGAACACAATGAAGACCTAGCTTttgtagaagaaaatggagttgTTGTAATATTTACCAGAATATCTCATAAAACAGTTTATTTACCTTACAGCTTCACTCTTATTTCTACTATATTTTTGTAGTATGTATATCATAGTAAGATGAGATTTTTCTGTTATTTGAATAATTGCATTGATATTGTGCTAGCAATTATTTTGGATCTCaaaacaattttcaacaataCAAACATCTTAGCAATAATGATCCTTCCAATTCATGAACCAAGGACATTGTTCCTTTTGTCTAGTGTGTGAAATCTAGGAATTAATCTCAGATTGACTTGGTAGTATGTACCTTTACTTGCTAAGAAATATTACCAGCTCATGgataataatttttttcattcatattttatgAA is from Apodemus sylvaticus chromosome 8, mApoSyl1.1, whole genome shotgun sequence and encodes:
- the LOC127691185 gene encoding olfactory receptor 4N5, with translation METKNSSVVTEFILLGLTQSQDTQLVVFTLLSVFYLIILPGNVLIIVTIRADPGLTAPLYFFLGNLAFLDASYSFIVAPRMLVDFFREKKVISYKACITQLFFLHFLGAGEMFLLVVMAFDRYIAICRPLYYSTLMNPRVCYALLLALWLGGFAHSIVQVALILNLPFCGPNQLDNFFCDVPQVVKLACTDTFAVELLMVSNSGLLTLLCFLGLLASYAVILYHVKGHSSEGKSKAVSTCTTHIIIVFLMFGPAIFIYTRPFQVLQVDKVVSLFHTVIFPLMNPVIYTLRNQEVKTSMKKLLSQYVVC